One window of the Betaproteobacteria bacterium genome contains the following:
- the coq7 gene encoding 2-polyprenyl-3-methyl-6-methoxy-1,4-benzoquinone monooxygenase, protein MVSDRVIIEVDKIVRTLFAPAITVRPRPGKEFPEANLSEVERCHVIGLMRVDHVGEICAQALYQGQALSSGNSVTKDALVEAANEETEHLAWTEQRIQELMGRKSCLNLFWYSGAFALGVLAGTAGDRWNLGFLAETERQVEAHLDSHLRELPPRDLRSRAIVDQMRLDEIRHAEMALELGGGRLPVPIVVAMKLAARFMTRTAYYV, encoded by the coding sequence TTGGTTTCCGATAGGGTCATCATAGAAGTGGACAAAATCGTTCGGACACTTTTTGCACCAGCGATAACCGTGCGTCCTCGGCCGGGGAAGGAATTCCCGGAAGCAAACCTGTCCGAGGTGGAAAGGTGTCACGTCATTGGCCTGATGCGTGTGGATCATGTTGGAGAAATCTGTGCGCAAGCGCTCTACCAAGGGCAGGCCCTCTCATCCGGCAATTCAGTCACCAAGGACGCGCTGGTCGAAGCAGCTAATGAGGAAACGGAGCACTTGGCCTGGACCGAGCAACGCATTCAGGAACTGATGGGGCGAAAAAGCTGCCTGAATCTCTTTTGGTACAGTGGGGCATTCGCGCTGGGGGTTTTGGCTGGAACAGCGGGCGATAGGTGGAATCTGGGATTCCTTGCCGAGACCGAGCGCCAAGTGGAGGCACATCTAGACAGCCATTTGCGCGAATTGCCCCCTAGAGACCTTCGATCCCGCGCGATCGTGGACCAGATGCGGCTCGACGAAATTAGACATGCTGAGATGGCATTGGAACTTGGGGGGGGCCGTTTGCCGGTGCCGATTGTCGTGGCGATGAAACTTGCCGCGCGATTCATGACCCGCACCGCTTATTACGTTTAG
- a CDS encoding OsmC family protein gives MECTVRWLGSSSGMSFLGETGSGHAVVMDGAPEAGGRNLAPRPMELLLAGTGGCTAFDVVMILKKGRHKVTACDVQLSAQRADSDPKVFTHIHFSFRIAGSDLKPETVKRAIELSKAKYCSASIMLSKTAEITYDFTLTEVTP, from the coding sequence ATGGAATGCACGGTTCGTTGGCTGGGTAGCAGCTCCGGAATGTCCTTCCTCGGGGAAACTGGCAGTGGTCACGCCGTCGTAATGGACGGCGCCCCGGAAGCTGGTGGCCGTAATCTTGCACCGCGGCCAATGGAGTTGCTGCTTGCCGGAACGGGGGGCTGCACGGCCTTCGACGTTGTTATGATCCTGAAGAAGGGCCGCCACAAAGTGACTGCCTGCGACGTCCAACTCAGTGCCCAGCGCGCAGACTCGGACCCGAAAGTCTTCACGCACATCCATTTCAGTTTCAGGATCGCGGGCTCTGACCTCAAACCCGAGACCGTGAAGCGGGCCATAGAGCTGTCCAAGGCAAAGTACTGTTCAGCCTCGATCATGCTCAGCAAGACCGCCGAGATCACCTATGACTTTACCTTGACGGAAGTCACTCCCTGA